The following are encoded together in the Sediminitomix flava genome:
- the porM gene encoding type IX secretion system motor protein PorM/GldM yields the protein MAGGAKETPRQKMIGLMYLVLMAMLAINVSSTVLEKFMFMRDSLQASNDQAIYKNAETVSMIEAAAAKSTEKKIKEVYADAKSIQQKTDGLVQDYIDAVVVEKLKEIAGYDPVTQEITYLDKYDDQMVYTIGNEVNGKGEAYTMQTKLNEYASFVKGVIKKNLEADPEIKPEEVEAVLKQFDDKIAKDGGDIEAFNDNDHPKNIENRKKDFAHLQFDHTPNVACFALIEQLKADVYKYESQALAYLAKKADAKTDFDRVEAMVMPESRYVAAGTKYKAKMFIAASSSSKDPDMKFGKSNIKVEDGKGSVEFVARASDKDYDKNGQAKKSWSGSITYSTPFGPKTIDVNTEYYVVKPSIEIQSTTVNTLYRGCANTLNVKVPALGQAYNPTFKTTNAEAIKGQGSLVTIYPGAKAKKVDLSVYNGSDYIGKQSFTTKAVPKPTVVVKDSRGKAIDLMKGLAVNDMKMLIVEAKSDEEFKNTLPKEARYQVAEAEVIFVKGNRPIGRQKLKLNTKNGMAAASLKKWSMDAKKGNTRLVVEVKKVYRVNSKGQKLPVSVPSVYPVPIAN from the coding sequence ATGGCAGGAGGTGCTAAAGAAACCCCAAGACAGAAGATGATCGGCCTAATGTACCTTGTACTTATGGCCATGCTTGCAATTAACGTTAGTTCTACTGTATTGGAAAAGTTCATGTTCATGCGTGATAGTTTACAAGCAAGTAACGATCAAGCAATCTACAAGAACGCCGAGACAGTATCTATGATTGAAGCTGCAGCTGCTAAATCTACTGAGAAGAAAATCAAAGAGGTATATGCTGATGCTAAATCAATTCAGCAAAAAACAGATGGATTAGTTCAAGACTATATCGATGCTGTTGTTGTTGAGAAGTTGAAAGAGATTGCAGGTTACGATCCTGTAACTCAAGAGATTACTTATTTAGATAAGTATGATGATCAAATGGTTTATACCATTGGTAATGAAGTAAATGGTAAAGGTGAAGCTTACACGATGCAAACTAAATTAAATGAGTATGCATCATTTGTAAAAGGGGTAATTAAAAAGAACCTTGAGGCAGATCCTGAAATTAAGCCAGAGGAAGTAGAAGCTGTTCTTAAGCAGTTTGACGATAAAATTGCAAAAGATGGTGGTGATATTGAAGCATTCAATGACAATGACCATCCTAAAAATATCGAAAACCGTAAAAAGGATTTCGCTCATTTACAATTTGATCATACTCCTAACGTAGCTTGTTTTGCTCTTATTGAGCAATTGAAAGCAGATGTTTATAAGTATGAGAGTCAAGCTCTAGCTTATTTAGCTAAGAAGGCAGATGCTAAAACTGACTTTGATAGAGTTGAGGCAATGGTTATGCCTGAGTCTAGATATGTTGCTGCTGGTACTAAGTATAAAGCAAAAATGTTTATTGCTGCATCTTCTTCTTCGAAAGATCCAGACATGAAGTTTGGTAAATCGAATATCAAAGTTGAGGATGGTAAAGGTTCTGTAGAGTTTGTAGCAAGAGCTTCAGATAAAGACTATGATAAGAACGGTCAAGCTAAAAAATCATGGTCTGGTTCAATCACATATTCTACTCCATTTGGACCTAAAACGATTGATGTTAATACTGAGTATTATGTAGTTAAACCAAGTATTGAAATTCAATCTACAACAGTAAATACATTGTATAGAGGTTGTGCAAATACATTGAATGTAAAAGTACCTGCTCTAGGACAAGCGTACAATCCTACTTTCAAAACTACAAATGCTGAAGCAATCAAAGGTCAAGGTAGTCTAGTAACTATCTACCCAGGTGCTAAGGCTAAAAAAGTTGATCTTTCTGTATATAACGGTAGCGACTATATTGGTAAGCAAAGTTTCACAACTAAAGCAGTACCTAAGCCTACAGTTGTAGTGAAAGATTCAAGAGGAAAAGCTATTGATTTGATGAAAGGTTTGGCGGTGAATGACATGAAAATGTTGATCGTAGAAGCTAAATCTGACGAAGAGTTTAAAAATACATTACCAAAAGAGGCACGTTATCAGGTTGCTGAAGCTGAGGTGATCTTTGTAAAAGGTAATCGTCCAATAGGAAGACAAAAGCTAAAGCTTAATACTAAAAATGGTATGGCTGCTGCTTCTCTTAAAAAATGGTCGATGGATGCAAAGAAAGGAAATACTCGCTTGGTGGTTGAAGTTAAGAAAGTTTACCGTGTAAACTCTAAAGGACAAAAACTACCTGTTAGCGTACCATCGGTTTATCCGGTGCCTATTGCGAATTAA